In one window of Henckelia pumila isolate YLH828 chromosome 1, ASM3356847v2, whole genome shotgun sequence DNA:
- the LOC140874192 gene encoding uncharacterized protein — translation MAVPRTEHGSTANDPMDVTPTPMEVLLKIFQSFKLPTLKGTENSVDCEIWLDDIEQLFESLDYSNERMIRLVVHQLHDVAKIWKDKGSEFSSFRQGNVNIEEYMAKFYSLLRFAPHIAENEEAKADQFINGLNPNVFTLVNIERPNNFDNVLNRAKGAEAANVEVDILVSNADEFLVAAMYVIRLDILPKYVLNVVQKDHKWKFIETDTGASHTFISENFVMLHSFQSDPLPTVVAISSPLGGGIVSVRLVRDCELQYEGHVIELDCIVLGLSDFDCIVGIDTLSEYSATIDFFQKMVRFKPVMADEWKFYGKVSRAKIPLIYILSMTCLLQKGAEGFLVYVVDVLKSSPDLVDIKMVRDFADAFPEEISGLPPARKIDFSIELMSGTLPTSKAPYRMAPVELKELKDQLEDLLAKGYIRLRVSLWGAPVLFVRKKDGSMRLCMDYRQLDKAMGSSVYSKIDLRSGFIEGFSNIANPITQLTQKNAPYVWTESCEASFVVLKKRLTSAPMLTIPSGVSRLTDDCCTSGLEFKTYIKSIRIFDIQDEQELLVKIKETQKSDQNIQSSVEKPDPSHVLQPDEAEHDENLSYFEQPKQIVDRKEKQLKNNSISLVNVQWSKKQS, via the exons ATGGCAGTTCCTCGGACAGAACATGGCAGTACTGCTAATGATCCGATGGATGTTACTCCAACACCTATGGAAGTGTTGCTGAAGATATTCCAATCGTTCAAACTGCCAACCCTGAAGGGAACAGAAaattcagttgattgtgaaatctggttggatgatattgaacAGTTATTTGAATCTCTTGACTACTCAAATGAACGCATGATCAGATTGGTTGTGCATCAACTTCACGATGTTGCAAAGATTTG GAAGGATAAAGGGTCTGAGTTTTCTAGCTTTAGGCAAGGAAATGTGAACATCGAGGAGTATATGGCCAAATTCTATAGTTTGTTGAGGTTTGCACCGCATATAGCTGAgaatgaagaagccaaagctgaTCAATTCATTAATGGCCTAAATCCTAATGTCTTTACTTTGGTGAATATTGAAAGACCTAATAACTTTGATAATGTACTCAACCGAGCCAAAGGGGCAGAAGCTG CAAATGTGGAGGTAGACATCCTAGTGAGCAATGCAGATGAGTTTCTGGTAGCTGCAATGTATGTTATCAGGTTGGACATTTTGCCAAAGTATGTCCTCAATGTGGTTCAGAAAGATCACAAGTGGAAGTTCATCGAGACTG atactggtgcatctcatacatttATCTCTGAAAACTTtgttatgttgcattcatttcaATCTGATCCATTACCTACTGTAGTTGCTATTTCTTCACccttgggtggaggaattgtatCTGTAAGATTGGTTAGAGATTGTGAACTACAGTATGAGGGACATGTGATAGAACTAGATTGCATCGTGCTTGgtttatcagattttgattgtattgttggtatcgaTACATTATCCGAGTACAGTGCAACCATagatttttttcagaaaatggtcaGATTTAAACCAGTAATGGcagatgaatggaaattttacgGTAAGGTTTCGAGAGctaagattcctttgatatatattttgtcCATGACATGTTTATTGCAGAAGGGTGCAGAAGGTTTCTTAGTTTATGTagttgatgtattgaaatctagcccagattTGGTAGACATAAAaatggttagagattttgcagATGCCTTCCCAGAAGAAATTTCGGGTTTGCCTCCAGCTCGGAAGATAGATTTCagcattgaattgatgtcaggtacacTACCTACATCTAAAGCTCCTTATAGAATGGCACCTGTTGAACTAAAAGAATTGAAAGACCAGCTTGAGGATTTACTTGCCAAGGGTTACATTAGACTGAGAGTTTCActttggggcgctccggttctatttgtacgaaagaaagacggGTCCATGAGACTGTGTATGGATTACCGCCAACTGGACAAAGCCatg GGTTCATCTGTTTATtctaagatcgatctgagatcggg ATTCATTGAAGGATTCTCCAATATTGCAAAtccgattactcagttaactcagaagaatgcgccttatGTTTGGACAGAATCTTGTGAAGCCAGTTTTGTTGTGTTGAAAaagagattgaccagtgcaccgATGTTgactattccttcag GTGTATCTAGATTAACCgatgattgttgtacttctggtttagagtttaaGACATATATAAAGTCTATCAGAATCTTTGATATTCAAGATGAACAAGAATTGTTGGTGAAGAtcaaagaaacacagaaatctgatcagaatattcagagTTCGGTAGAGAAG CCAGATCCatctcatgttcttcaaccaGATGAGGCAGAACATGACGAAAAtttgagttacttcgagcaacCGAAACAGATTGTTGATcgtaaagagaagcaactcaAAAATAATTCCATTTCGTTAGTAAACGTACAATGGAGCAAAAAACAGAGTTGA